From Pseudomonas alcaligenes, a single genomic window includes:
- the fliF gene encoding flagellar basal-body MS-ring/collar protein FliF, which yields MLRQIGLLVGLAASVAIGFAVVLWSQQPDYRPLLGNLSGMDTNQVVETLNAADIPYTVEPNSGALLVKSDDLGRARMKLAAAGVAPSDGNVGFEILDQEQGLGTSQFMEATRYRRGLEGELARTISSLNNVKAARVHLAIPKSSVFVRDERKPTASVLVELYPGRSLEPSQVMAIVNLVATSVPELTKSQVTVVDQKGNLLSDQQELSELTMAGKQFDYTRRMESMFTQRVQSILEPVLGNGRYKAEVSADVDFSAVESTSEMFNPDQPALRSEQKVNEERSSSLPPQGVPGALSNQPPGAASAPQQAAPAAPAPAGPVAAGQPLLDANGQQIMDPATGQPKLAPYPADKREQSTRNFELDRSISHTKQQQGRLKRLSVAVVLDDQVKINAETGEVSHSPWGAEDLARFTRLVQDAVGFDASRGDSVSVINAPFTSDTGDSVDVPWYQSELFLMAMGGLKQLLPALMIFILVWFVLRPVMKNIANPARSGDGEGGDVELGDMGGLEGELSADRVSLGGPQSILLPSPSEGYDAQLNAIKSLVAEDPGRVAQVVKEWINADE from the coding sequence ATGCTGCGCCAGATCGGCCTGCTGGTCGGCCTGGCCGCCAGTGTGGCGATCGGTTTCGCCGTGGTGCTGTGGTCGCAGCAGCCGGATTACCGCCCGCTGCTGGGCAACCTGTCGGGCATGGACACCAACCAGGTGGTCGAAACCCTCAACGCCGCCGACATTCCCTACACCGTCGAGCCGAACTCCGGGGCACTGCTGGTCAAGTCCGACGACCTCGGTCGGGCTCGCATGAAGCTGGCCGCTGCCGGCGTGGCGCCGAGCGACGGCAACGTCGGTTTCGAGATTCTCGATCAGGAGCAGGGCCTGGGCACCAGCCAGTTCATGGAGGCGACCCGTTATCGCCGCGGCCTGGAGGGCGAGCTGGCCCGCACCATCTCCAGCCTGAACAACGTCAAGGCCGCCCGTGTGCACCTGGCCATCCCGAAAAGCTCGGTGTTCGTTCGCGACGAACGCAAGCCGACCGCCTCGGTGCTGGTCGAGCTGTACCCGGGCCGTTCCCTGGAGCCAAGCCAGGTGATGGCCATCGTCAATCTGGTGGCGACTAGCGTGCCCGAACTGACCAAGTCGCAGGTCACCGTGGTCGACCAGAAGGGCAACCTGCTGTCCGACCAGCAGGAGCTGTCCGAGCTGACCATGGCCGGCAAGCAGTTCGACTACACCCGGCGCATGGAGAGCATGTTCACCCAGCGCGTGCAGAGCATTCTCGAGCCGGTGCTGGGCAATGGCCGCTACAAGGCGGAAGTGTCTGCCGATGTCGACTTCAGTGCGGTCGAGTCGACTTCCGAGATGTTCAACCCGGATCAGCCGGCCCTGCGCAGTGAGCAGAAGGTCAATGAAGAGCGTTCCAGCAGCCTGCCGCCGCAAGGCGTGCCGGGTGCCCTGAGCAACCAGCCGCCGGGCGCCGCCTCGGCTCCGCAGCAGGCCGCTCCGGCCGCGCCGGCACCGGCCGGCCCGGTGGCCGCCGGCCAGCCGCTGCTGGACGCCAACGGCCAGCAGATCATGGATCCGGCCACCGGTCAGCCGAAGCTGGCACCGTACCCGGCGGACAAGCGCGAGCAGTCCACCCGCAACTTCGAGCTGGATCGTTCGATCAGCCACACCAAGCAGCAGCAGGGCCGCCTCAAGCGCCTGTCGGTGGCGGTGGTGCTGGATGACCAGGTGAAGATCAATGCCGAAACCGGCGAAGTCAGCCACAGCCCCTGGGGCGCCGAGGACCTGGCCCGTTTCACCCGCCTGGTACAGGATGCGGTGGGTTTCGATGCCAGCCGTGGCGACAGCGTCAGCGTGATCAACGCGCCGTTTACCAGCGACACTGGCGACAGCGTCGATGTGCCGTGGTACCAGAGCGAGCTGTTCCTGATGGCCATGGGCGGGCTCAAGCAGCTGCTGCCGGCACTGATGATCTTCATCCTGGTGTGGTTCGTGCTGCGCCCGGTGATGAAGAACATTGCCAACCCGGCGCGTTCGGGCGACGGCGAGGGCGGCGACGTCGAGCTGGGCGACATGGGGGGCCTGGAAGGCGAGCTGTCGGCCGACCGGGTGAGCCTGGGTGGCCCACAAAGCATCCTGCTGCCGAGCCCCTCGGAGGGGTATGATGCACAACTGAACGCCATCAAGAGTCTGGTGGCGGAAGATCCGGGCCGCGTCGCCCAGGTTGTGAAAGAGTGGATCAACGCCGATGAGTGA
- the fliE gene encoding flagellar hook-basal body complex protein FliE, whose product MSQGVEFNRLMLEMRSMQMEAMAKQKPAAVAAPEPGAPSFSEMLGQAVGKVNETQQAATQLATAFEMGQGGTDITDVMIASQKASVSFQAMTQVRNKLVQAYQDIMQMPV is encoded by the coding sequence ATGAGCCAGGGTGTCGAATTCAATCGCCTGATGTTGGAAATGCGCTCCATGCAGATGGAAGCCATGGCCAAGCAGAAGCCAGCGGCAGTTGCCGCGCCGGAGCCGGGTGCGCCGAGTTTCTCGGAGATGCTCGGCCAGGCCGTGGGCAAGGTGAATGAAACCCAGCAGGCGGCTACCCAGCTGGCCACGGCTTTCGAGATGGGCCAGGGCGGCACCGACATCACCGATGTGATGATCGCTTCGCAGAAGGCCAGCGTGTCCTTCCAGGCCATGACCCAGGTACGCAACAAGCTGGTTCAGGCGTATCAAGACATCATGCAGATGCCGGTTTAA
- the fleR gene encoding sigma-54-dependent response regulator transcription factor FleR: MTAKVLLVEDDRALREALADTLLLGGHDYRAVECAEDALLALGEEVFSLVISDVNMPGMDGHQLLGQIRARYPQLPVLLMTAYGAVERAVEAMRQGAADYLVKPFEPRTLLDLVGRHALGRPSVAESDGPVASEPASQQLLELAARVARSDSTVLISGESGTGKEVLARYIHQQSPRAAKPFIAINCAAIPDNMLEATLFGHEKGAFTGAIAAQPGKFELADGGTILLDEISEMPLGLQAKLLRVLQEREVERVGARKPIELDIRVLATTNRDLAGEVAAGRFREDLYYRLSVFPLAWRALRERPADILPLAERLLAKHVKKMNHAAVQLSPQARAALLGHAWPGNVRELDNAIQRALILQQGGQIQPHDLCLTAPIGMAPSAPSPVSLAVVAPVAPVAPVAPVIPLASVPVALESPQAEAAGALGEDLRRREFQLIIDTLRAERGRRKEAAERLGISPRTLRYKLAQMRDAGMDVEAYLYAS; the protein is encoded by the coding sequence ATGACTGCCAAGGTTCTGCTGGTCGAAGACGACCGTGCCCTGCGCGAAGCGCTGGCCGATACGCTGCTGCTCGGCGGCCATGACTACCGCGCGGTGGAGTGTGCCGAGGATGCCCTGCTGGCCCTGGGCGAGGAGGTGTTCAGCCTGGTCATCAGCGACGTCAACATGCCGGGCATGGATGGCCATCAGCTGCTGGGGCAGATCCGCGCGCGCTACCCGCAGTTGCCGGTACTGCTGATGACCGCCTATGGCGCCGTCGAGCGTGCCGTGGAGGCGATGCGCCAGGGCGCTGCCGATTACCTGGTCAAACCCTTCGAACCGCGCACGCTGCTTGATCTGGTCGGCCGCCATGCCCTGGGTCGCCCGAGCGTGGCCGAAAGCGACGGCCCGGTGGCCAGCGAGCCGGCCAGCCAGCAGTTGCTGGAGCTGGCCGCCCGGGTCGCGCGCAGCGATTCCACCGTGCTGATTTCCGGCGAGTCCGGTACCGGCAAGGAAGTCCTGGCACGCTACATTCACCAGCAGTCGCCGCGTGCCGCTAAGCCGTTCATCGCGATCAACTGCGCGGCGATTCCGGACAACATGCTCGAGGCCACCCTGTTCGGCCACGAGAAGGGCGCCTTCACTGGCGCCATTGCCGCCCAGCCAGGCAAGTTCGAGCTGGCCGACGGCGGCACCATCCTGCTCGACGAGATTTCCGAGATGCCGCTGGGCTTGCAGGCCAAGCTCCTGCGCGTGCTGCAGGAGCGCGAAGTGGAGCGGGTCGGGGCGCGCAAGCCGATCGAGCTGGATATCCGTGTGCTGGCCACCACCAACCGCGACCTGGCGGGCGAAGTGGCGGCGGGGCGTTTCCGTGAAGACCTCTACTATCGCCTGTCGGTATTCCCGCTGGCCTGGCGTGCCCTGCGCGAACGGCCCGCCGATATTCTGCCGCTGGCCGAGCGGCTGTTGGCCAAGCACGTCAAAAAAATGAATCATGCGGCCGTACAGCTTTCGCCGCAGGCCCGCGCTGCGCTGCTCGGGCATGCCTGGCCGGGCAACGTGCGCGAGCTGGACAACGCCATCCAGCGCGCACTGATCCTGCAACAGGGCGGGCAGATCCAGCCGCACGACCTGTGCCTGACCGCGCCGATCGGCATGGCGCCGAGCGCGCCGTCGCCGGTGAGCCTGGCGGTGGTGGCGCCGGTGGCACCGGTGGCACCGGTGGCTCCGGTGATTCCCCTGGCCAGTGTGCCGGTGGCGCTGGAAAGTCCGCAGGCCGAAGCGGCCGGCGCCCTTGGTGAAGACCTGCGTCGCCGCGAGTTCCAGCTGATCATCGATACCCTGCGCGCCGAGCGCGGCCGCCGCAAGGAAGCCGCCGAGCGTCTGGGCATCAGCCCGCGCACCCTGCGCTATAAGCTCGCGCAGATGCGTGACGCAGGCATGGATGTCGAGGCCTACCTGTACGCCAGCTGA
- a CDS encoding PAS domain-containing sensor histidine kinase — MNPAAQQPANPENVADAAVEQTSRASLEQAFALFNQMSTQLSSSYSMLEARVSELKGQLALVSAQRMQELAEKERLAHRLQSLLDLLPGGVIVIDGQGVVREANPVARSLLGKPLVGMLWRQVIATNFAPRKDDGHEISLKDGRRLSIATRSLHGEPGQLVLLTDLTETRRLQDQLSRHERLSALGRMVASLAHQIRTPLSAALLYASHLSEQVLPQEQQQRFAGRLKERLHELEHQVRDMLVFARGELPLPDRLAPPALFEALRAAAEPHVQGMQVRWQCDARGGDLLCNRDTLVGTVLNLIQNSIQAGGRETRLKIHLYARGSTLRLSVSDSGPGIDKATLARLGEPFFTTKTTGTGLGLAVVQAVVRAHQGELQLRSRVGRGTCAILVLPLIPAAQPVFQE; from the coding sequence ATGAACCCAGCAGCGCAACAGCCCGCCAATCCTGAGAACGTCGCCGACGCCGCCGTCGAGCAGACCAGTCGCGCCAGCCTGGAGCAGGCCTTTGCCCTGTTCAACCAGATGTCGACGCAGCTCAGCAGCTCCTACAGCATGCTCGAGGCGCGCGTCAGCGAGCTCAAGGGCCAGCTGGCCCTGGTCAGTGCCCAGCGCATGCAGGAACTGGCAGAGAAGGAGCGCCTGGCGCATCGCCTGCAGAGCTTGCTGGATCTGCTGCCAGGCGGGGTGATCGTGATCGATGGCCAGGGTGTGGTGCGTGAGGCCAACCCGGTAGCCCGCAGCCTGCTCGGCAAGCCGCTGGTGGGCATGCTCTGGCGCCAGGTGATCGCCACCAACTTCGCGCCGCGCAAGGATGACGGTCACGAGATTTCCCTCAAGGATGGCCGCCGGCTGTCCATCGCCACCCGCTCCCTGCATGGCGAGCCGGGGCAGCTTGTGCTTTTGACTGACCTGACGGAAACCCGTCGCCTGCAGGATCAGCTGTCGCGCCACGAGCGCCTGTCCGCCCTGGGGCGCATGGTTGCCTCGCTTGCCCATCAGATCCGTACACCGCTGTCCGCTGCGCTGCTGTATGCCAGTCATCTGTCCGAGCAGGTGCTGCCGCAGGAGCAGCAGCAGCGCTTTGCCGGACGCCTGAAGGAGCGCCTGCACGAGCTGGAACACCAGGTGCGCGACATGCTGGTGTTCGCCCGCGGCGAGCTGCCGTTGCCGGATCGCCTGGCACCGCCGGCACTGTTCGAGGCCCTGCGCGCGGCTGCCGAGCCTCATGTGCAGGGCATGCAGGTGCGCTGGCAGTGCGACGCCCGTGGCGGTGACCTGCTGTGCAACCGCGATACCCTGGTCGGCACCGTGCTCAACCTGATACAGAACTCGATCCAGGCCGGTGGTCGCGAGACCCGCCTGAAGATCCATCTCTATGCGCGTGGCAGTACCTTGCGCCTGAGCGTCAGCGACAGCGGCCCGGGCATCGACAAGGCCACCCTGGCGCGCCTGGGCGAACCCTTCTTCACCACCAAGACCACCGGTACCGGCCTCGGCCTGGCCGTGGTGCAGGCGGTGGTGCGTGCCCATCAGGGCGAGTTGCAGCTGCGTTCGCGGGTGGGCCGCGGCACCTGCGCCATTCTCGTTCTGCCGCTGATTCCGGCGGCACAACCGGTTTTTCAGGAGTAA
- a CDS encoding sigma-54 dependent transcriptional regulator: MWRETKILLIDDNSERRRDLAVILSFLGEDHLSCGSNDWRETVSKLESSREVLNVLLGDVGAKGGTLELLKQLGAWDENLPLLLIGEPAPAEWPEDLRRRVLASLEMPPSYNKLLDSLHRAQVYREMYDQARERGRQREPNLFRSLVGTSRAIHQVRQMMQQVADTEASVLILGESGTGKEVVARNLHYHSKRREAPFVPVNCGAIPAELLESELFGHEKGAFTGAITSRAGRFELANGGTLFLDEIGDMPLPMQVKLLRVLQERTFERVGSNKTQSVDVRIIAATHKNLEKMIEEGTFREDLYYRLNVFPIEMAPLRERVEDIPLLLNELISRMEFEKRGSIRFNSAAIMSLCRHDWPGNVRELANLVERMAIMHPYGVIGVGELPKKFRHVDDEDEQLAISLREELDERAAIGAGLPGIANTAMLPPEGLDLKDYLGNLEQGLIQQALDDAGGVVARAAERLRIRRTTLVEKMRKYGMSRRDEEVGEED, encoded by the coding sequence ATGTGGCGCGAAACCAAGATCCTTCTGATTGACGACAATAGTGAGCGCCGCCGCGATCTGGCGGTGATCCTCAGTTTCCTGGGCGAAGATCACCTGTCCTGCGGCAGCAATGACTGGCGCGAGACCGTGAGCAAGCTGGAGTCCAGCCGCGAGGTGCTCAATGTGCTGCTGGGTGACGTCGGCGCCAAGGGAGGCACCCTGGAGCTGCTCAAGCAGCTCGGCGCCTGGGATGAAAACCTCCCCCTGCTGCTGATCGGTGAGCCGGCTCCGGCCGAGTGGCCGGAAGACCTGCGGCGCCGGGTGCTGGCCAGCCTGGAGATGCCGCCCAGTTACAACAAGCTGCTCGACTCCCTGCACCGTGCCCAGGTCTACCGCGAGATGTACGACCAGGCCCGCGAGCGCGGCCGTCAGCGCGAGCCCAACCTGTTCCGCAGCCTGGTCGGCACCAGCCGTGCCATCCACCAGGTGCGCCAGATGATGCAGCAGGTGGCCGATACCGAGGCCAGCGTGCTGATCCTCGGCGAGTCCGGCACCGGTAAGGAAGTGGTGGCGCGCAACCTGCACTATCACTCCAAGCGCCGTGAAGCGCCGTTCGTGCCGGTCAACTGCGGCGCGATTCCGGCGGAGCTGCTGGAGAGCGAGCTGTTCGGTCACGAGAAGGGCGCCTTCACCGGCGCCATCACCAGCCGTGCCGGGCGTTTCGAGCTGGCCAATGGTGGCACCCTGTTCCTCGACGAGATCGGCGACATGCCGCTGCCGATGCAGGTCAAGCTGCTGCGCGTGCTGCAGGAGCGCACCTTCGAGCGGGTCGGCAGCAACAAGACCCAGTCGGTGGACGTGCGCATCATCGCCGCTACCCACAAGAACCTGGAGAAGATGATCGAGGAGGGTACCTTCCGCGAGGATCTGTACTACCGCCTCAACGTCTTCCCGATCGAGATGGCGCCACTGCGCGAGCGGGTGGAAGACATTCCGCTGCTGCTCAACGAGCTGATCTCGCGCATGGAGTTCGAGAAGCGTGGCTCCATCCGCTTCAACTCCGCCGCCATCATGTCGCTGTGCCGGCATGACTGGCCGGGCAACGTGCGCGAGCTGGCCAACCTGGTCGAGCGCATGGCGATCATGCATCCCTACGGTGTGATCGGCGTCGGCGAGCTGCCGAAGAAATTCCGCCATGTCGACGACGAGGACGAGCAGCTGGCCATCAGCCTGCGTGAGGAACTGGACGAGCGCGCGGCGATCGGCGCCGGCCTGCCGGGCATAGCCAACACGGCGATGCTGCCGCCGGAGGGGCTGGATCTCAAGGATTACCTCGGCAACCTCGAGCAGGGCCTGATCCAGCAGGCGCTGGACGACGCCGGCGGGGTTGTGGCGCGTGCCGCCGAACGTCTGCGCATTCGCCGCACCACGCTGGTTGAGAAGATGCGCAAGTACGGCATGAGTCGTCGCGACGAGGAGGTCGGCGAGGAGGACTGA